A part of Myxococcus landrumus genomic DNA contains:
- a CDS encoding response regulator, with amino-acid sequence MSHILVVDDDASHRALICDALEEMGYRTVQATNGREALDHLEGDMPAAVLLDLRMPVMSGWGLLDALKKMPRARGLPIIIISGYGFEWEAELVGAAGYISKPVDLDKVRLTVQQIVGPPEMAFVH; translated from the coding sequence ATGTCCCACATCTTGGTCGTCGATGACGATGCGAGCCACCGCGCGCTCATCTGCGATGCCCTCGAGGAGATGGGTTACCGCACCGTCCAGGCCACCAACGGTCGCGAGGCGCTGGACCACCTGGAGGGCGACATGCCCGCCGCGGTGCTGCTGGACCTGCGCATGCCGGTGATGAGCGGTTGGGGGCTGCTGGACGCGCTGAAGAAGATGCCTCGCGCCCGGGGGCTGCCCATCATCATCATCTCGGGCTACGGCTTCGAGTGGGAGGCGGAGCTGGTGGGCGCCGCGGGCTACATCTCCAAGCCGGTGGACCTGGACAAGGTGCGGCTGACGGTGCAGCAGATCGTCGGCCCGCCGGAGATGGCCTTCGTGCACTGA
- a CDS encoding ABC transporter ATP-binding protein yields the protein MTPSPSDDLAVDARGLLKRFGGFTALNGLDLQIPKGAFYAYLGPNGAGKSTSIALLTGVYGPDAGSIRMLGVDAVKKPLEVKRRVGVVPEELSLFERLTGRQYLTFCARMYGLDGDVAAARAVELLELTELTYKAGALVSEYSKGMRRRLAIAAALIHAPELVLLDEPFEGIDVLAAGVIRELLRELSRRGVTLLLTTHVLEIAERLATHAGIIQGGRMLDQGTVPSLLARYDCPSLEAVFEKLIAVPASRNARLSFYGEAPAPVVALREPA from the coding sequence ATGACGCCCTCCCCTTCCGATGACCTGGCCGTCGACGCGCGCGGGTTGCTCAAGCGCTTCGGTGGCTTCACCGCGCTCAATGGCCTGGACCTCCAGATTCCCAAGGGGGCGTTCTACGCGTACCTGGGGCCCAACGGCGCCGGGAAGTCCACCAGCATCGCGCTGCTGACGGGCGTGTACGGGCCGGACGCGGGCTCCATCCGCATGCTGGGCGTGGACGCGGTGAAGAAGCCCCTGGAAGTGAAGCGCCGGGTGGGCGTGGTGCCGGAGGAGCTGAGCCTCTTCGAGCGGCTCACCGGGCGGCAGTACCTCACGTTCTGCGCGCGCATGTACGGGCTGGATGGAGACGTGGCCGCCGCCCGGGCGGTGGAGCTGCTGGAGCTGACGGAGCTCACGTACAAGGCGGGCGCGCTCGTCTCCGAGTACTCCAAGGGCATGCGGCGGAGGCTCGCCATCGCGGCGGCGTTGATCCACGCGCCGGAGTTGGTGCTGCTCGATGAGCCCTTCGAGGGCATCGACGTGCTGGCCGCGGGCGTCATCCGCGAGCTCTTGCGCGAGCTGAGCCGGCGAGGGGTGACGCTGCTGCTCACCACGCACGTGCTGGAGATCGCCGAGCGGCTGGCCACCCACGCGGGCATCATCCAGGGCGGCAGGATGCTGGACCAGGGAACGGTGCCGTCGCTCCTGGCGCGCTACGACTGCCCCTCGTTGGAGGCGGTGTTCGAGAAGCTCATCGCCGTGCCGGCCTCGCGCAACGCGCGGCTGTCCTTCTACGGCGAGGCCCCCGCCCCCGTCGTGGCGCTGCGGGAGCCGGCATGA
- a CDS encoding vWA domain-containing protein — protein MDLKSLSRTVLTAALATTLSAAPALAAPPPVKAPPPVAVNQGQKAQDEKKAAAPRPEIEVVFVLDTTGSMSGLLEGAKAKIYSIASGIAQGRPTPHLKIGLVAYRDVGDDYVTKRFDLSDDLDTVFANLRRFTAGGGGDTPEHVGRGLGEAVSKLSWSQDRTVMKAIFLVGDAPPAKRNDDWDFKHWSKRAKDKHIVVNTVRCGLDEETMTAWKYVAKLTDGSFDTIEQSGGMVAVATPYDDELAKVNSALASKTLYTGKAEVQAENMARAQAMAELAPEAASERITYLRKTRGAEGSSGAGAAPAPSSAPVAVGGAVDLVSAPEKLASVRDDELPADLKSLSAEARTAKVKQLADEKKALEAKASKLAEEREAWLSKNRPAKEDAFDANVMKGVKAQAAKYGVAY, from the coding sequence ATGGACCTCAAGTCCCTGTCGCGGACCGTGCTCACGGCCGCGCTCGCCACCACCTTGTCCGCTGCCCCGGCCCTGGCCGCACCGCCTCCCGTGAAGGCGCCTCCTCCCGTCGCGGTGAACCAGGGCCAGAAGGCTCAGGACGAGAAGAAGGCCGCGGCACCTCGCCCTGAAATCGAGGTGGTGTTCGTGTTGGACACCACGGGCTCGATGAGCGGGCTGCTCGAGGGGGCCAAGGCGAAAATCTACTCCATCGCCTCGGGCATCGCGCAGGGACGGCCCACGCCGCACCTGAAGATTGGCCTGGTGGCGTACCGGGACGTGGGGGACGACTACGTCACGAAGCGCTTCGACTTGAGCGATGACCTGGACACCGTCTTCGCGAACCTGCGCCGCTTCACCGCGGGCGGTGGCGGCGACACCCCCGAGCACGTGGGCCGGGGCCTGGGTGAGGCGGTGTCGAAGCTGTCCTGGAGCCAGGACCGGACGGTGATGAAGGCCATCTTCCTGGTGGGCGACGCGCCTCCCGCGAAGCGCAATGACGACTGGGATTTCAAGCACTGGTCCAAGCGCGCCAAGGACAAGCACATCGTCGTGAACACCGTGCGGTGCGGTCTGGACGAGGAGACGATGACGGCGTGGAAGTACGTGGCCAAGCTGACCGATGGCTCCTTCGACACCATCGAGCAGTCCGGCGGCATGGTGGCGGTGGCGACGCCCTACGATGACGAGCTGGCGAAGGTGAACTCGGCGCTGGCGTCGAAGACGCTCTACACGGGCAAGGCGGAGGTGCAGGCCGAGAACATGGCTCGGGCTCAGGCCATGGCGGAGCTCGCCCCCGAGGCGGCTTCGGAGCGCATCACCTACCTGCGCAAGACGCGCGGGGCGGAGGGTTCTTCGGGGGCGGGGGCGGCTCCCGCGCCGAGCAGCGCGCCCGTGGCCGTGGGCGGGGCGGTGGACCTGGTCTCCGCGCCGGAGAAGCTGGCCAGCGTACGTGACGATGAGCTGCCCGCGGACTTGAAGTCCCTGAGCGCGGAGGCACGCACCGCGAAGGTGAAGCAGTTGGCCGACGAGAAGAAGGCCCTGGAGGCCAAGGCCTCCAAGCTCGCCGAGGAGCGCGAGGCGTGGCTGTCGAAGAATCGTCCGGCGAAGGAGGACGCCTTCGACGCCAACGTGATGAAGGGCGTGAAGGCGCAGGCCGCGAAGTACGGCGTGGCGTACTGA
- a CDS encoding pirin family protein, translating into MIYVRNAEERGHANHGWLDTHHTFSFADYYDPNFMGFRTLRVINEDTVAPQRGFGMHPHRDMEIITYVLGGQVEHRDSMGTKAVIQPGDVQRMSAGTGVVHSEMNNFSEPLHMLQIWILPSEKGLEPGYEQKAFDAKERQGRFRVVASPDGRDGSLTVHQDLVLHGTLLGAGESARYTLAPGRHAWLQMARGSGTLNGVKLKAGDGVAVSEEDTLVLAAETPVEALLFDMA; encoded by the coding sequence ATGATCTACGTTCGGAATGCAGAGGAAAGAGGCCATGCCAACCACGGCTGGCTGGACACGCACCACACGTTCTCCTTCGCGGACTACTACGACCCGAACTTCATGGGGTTCCGCACGTTGAGGGTCATCAACGAGGACACGGTGGCGCCCCAGCGAGGTTTCGGGATGCACCCGCACCGAGACATGGAAATCATCACCTACGTGCTGGGCGGCCAGGTGGAGCACCGCGACAGCATGGGGACGAAGGCGGTCATCCAGCCCGGTGATGTGCAGCGGATGAGCGCGGGGACGGGTGTGGTGCACAGCGAGATGAACAACTTCTCGGAGCCGCTGCACATGCTGCAGATCTGGATCCTCCCCAGCGAGAAGGGCCTGGAGCCGGGCTATGAGCAGAAGGCCTTCGACGCGAAGGAGCGTCAGGGGCGCTTCCGGGTGGTGGCCTCGCCCGATGGACGGGATGGCTCGCTCACCGTGCACCAGGACCTGGTGCTGCACGGCACGTTGCTGGGCGCGGGGGAGTCGGCTCGCTACACGCTGGCGCCGGGCCGGCATGCGTGGCTTCAGATGGCGCGGGGCTCCGGCACGCTGAATGGCGTGAAGCTGAAGGCGGGCGACGGCGTGGCGGTGTCGGAAGAGGACACGCTGGTGCTCGCCGCCGAGACGCCCGTGGAGGCGCTGCTGTTCGACATGGCGTGA
- a CDS encoding YceI family protein produces MALKTWQLDAAHTTVGFMVRHMVVAKVHGRFTRFEGKVVVPGDDLAQGSVEVKIDASSIDTGVEQRDNHLRSPDFFDAGAFPKLIFRSKRVQDAGKGHYRVVGDLTIRDVTREVVLEAELLGKVKDPWGNDRLAFQASTSIERKDFGLSWNQALEAGGLLVGERVDISLDVQAVAEKAA; encoded by the coding sequence ATGGCCCTCAAGACCTGGCAGTTGGACGCGGCGCACACGACGGTTGGCTTCATGGTTCGCCACATGGTGGTGGCCAAGGTGCATGGCCGCTTCACGCGCTTCGAGGGGAAGGTGGTGGTGCCGGGGGATGACCTCGCGCAGGGCTCGGTGGAGGTGAAGATCGACGCGTCGAGCATCGACACGGGTGTGGAGCAGCGTGACAACCACCTGCGCTCGCCGGACTTCTTCGACGCGGGCGCCTTCCCGAAGCTCATCTTCCGCAGCAAGCGCGTGCAGGACGCGGGCAAGGGTCACTACCGCGTGGTGGGCGACCTGACGATTCGCGACGTCACGCGCGAGGTGGTGCTGGAGGCGGAGCTGCTCGGGAAGGTCAAGGACCCGTGGGGCAATGACCGGCTGGCCTTCCAGGCGAGCACCAGCATCGAGCGGAAGGACTTCGGCCTCTCGTGGAACCAGGCGCTGGAGGCAGGCGGGCTGTTGGTGGGAGAGCGTGTGGATATCTCCCTGGACGTCCAGGCAGTGGCCGAGAAGGCCGCGTGA